In Hyphomicrobiales bacterium, the following are encoded in one genomic region:
- a CDS encoding recombination protein RecR, with protein MSARRVTGPEIERLIQLLAKLPGLGPRSARRAALHLVKKKEQLLTPLAAAMQTALEKIVVCQSCGNIDTSDPCTICADPRRDPGVLVVVEDVADLWALERAAAINARYHVLGGVLSALDGVGPDDLNIAALIERASDPAVKEIIFAVNATVEGQTTAHYVMEQLADLEVTVSRLAHGVPVGGELDYLDEGTLSAAIRQRTGM; from the coding sequence ATGAGCGCGCGCCGCGTCACCGGACCCGAAATCGAACGGTTGATCCAGCTCCTCGCCAAGCTGCCGGGGCTCGGCCCCCGCTCGGCCCGGCGCGCCGCGCTGCATCTGGTGAAGAAGAAGGAACAGCTTCTAACCCCGCTGGCCGCCGCCATGCAGACGGCGCTGGAAAAGATCGTTGTCTGTCAGAGCTGCGGCAACATCGACACCAGCGATCCCTGCACCATCTGCGCCGATCCGCGCCGCGATCCGGGCGTGCTCGTCGTCGTGGAGGACGTCGCCGATCTGTGGGCGCTGGAGCGCGCGGCGGCGATCAACGCCCGCTATCACGTGCTCGGCGGCGTGCTGTCGGCGCTCGACGGCGTCGGGCCCGACGATCTCAACATCGCAGCCCTCATCGAGCGCGCCAGCGACCCGGCGGTGAAGGAAATCATCTTCGCGGTCAACGCCACCGTCGAGGGCCAGACCACGGCGCACTATGTGATGGAGCAGCTCGCCGATCTCGAGGTCACCGTCTCGCGGCTGGCGCATGGCGTGCCGGTCGGCGGCGAGCTCGACTATCTTGACGAGGGCACGCTGTCCGCCGCGATCCGCCAGCGGACGGGCATGTAA
- a CDS encoding diadenosine tetraphosphate hydrolase: MPGSFELDPQLEADSIALAELTLCTVRLMNDANYPWLLMVPKRADLAEIIDLGVDARGILMEEIAFVSEALKGATGCLKLNVAALGNMVRQLHVHIIARFEDDPAWPGPVWGKVAAKEWDPAARERLVGALSKALGA, from the coding sequence ATGCCCGGCTCGTTCGAACTCGACCCGCAGCTTGAAGCCGACAGCATCGCGCTTGCCGAGCTGACGCTTTGCACCGTGCGGCTGATGAACGACGCGAACTATCCCTGGCTGCTGATGGTGCCGAAACGGGCGGATCTTGCCGAGATCATCGACCTCGGGGTCGACGCTCGCGGCATCCTGATGGAAGAGATCGCCTTCGTCAGCGAGGCGCTGAAGGGTGCGACCGGCTGCCTGAAGCTGAACGTCGCCGCGCTCGGCAACATGGTGCGCCAGCTCCATGTCCACATCATCGCCCGCTTCGAGGACGATCCGGCCTGGCCGGGCCCGGTGTGGGGCAAGGTGGCGGCGAAGGAGTGGGATCCGGCGGCGCGCGAGCGTCTCGTCGGCGCGCTTTCCAAGGCGCTCGGTGCCTGA
- a CDS encoding adenosine kinase produces MTEPRFDVLGIGNAIFDVLAHVEDDFLVQEKLVRGSMRLIDQEEAERLYGNMGPALRASGGCAGNTVSGVSSFGGRAAFIGKVAADELGAAYRHDMRGFGVSFDTASLEDGPATARSMILISPDGERTMNTFLGACQHLTADDIDPQVVAASAVTYLEGYLWDPPEAKIAFRRAAEIAHAAGRKVALTLSDSFCVDRFRDEFLSLVRGGMVDILFANEHEMHALYQTGDLTTAVEAVKAECPLTVVTLGAKGSLAVTAKESIHTAAVPVNRIVDLTGAGDLYAGGFLFGLARDFDLASCSELGSLAASEVISHMGARPESSLKELAAQNGFPL; encoded by the coding sequence ATGACGGAGCCGCGTTTCGACGTTCTGGGGATCGGCAACGCGATCTTCGATGTGCTGGCCCATGTCGAGGACGATTTCCTCGTTCAGGAAAAACTCGTGCGCGGGTCCATGCGCCTGATCGATCAGGAAGAGGCCGAGCGGCTGTACGGCAATATGGGTCCGGCCTTGCGTGCTTCCGGCGGCTGCGCCGGCAACACCGTTTCCGGTGTCTCCTCCTTCGGTGGCCGCGCCGCCTTCATCGGCAAGGTCGCCGCCGACGAACTCGGCGCCGCTTATCGCCACGACATGCGCGGCTTCGGCGTGTCCTTCGATACGGCCTCGCTGGAGGACGGCCCGGCAACAGCGCGCTCGATGATCCTGATCTCGCCCGATGGCGAGCGCACCATGAACACCTTTCTCGGCGCCTGCCAGCATCTGACCGCCGACGATATCGACCCGCAAGTCGTCGCGGCGTCGGCCGTTACCTATCTCGAAGGCTATCTGTGGGATCCCCCGGAGGCGAAGATCGCCTTCCGCCGCGCCGCCGAGATTGCTCACGCCGCCGGCCGCAAGGTGGCGCTGACCCTGTCGGATTCCTTCTGCGTCGACCGCTTCCGCGATGAATTCCTCTCGCTGGTGCGCGGCGGCATGGTCGACATCCTGTTCGCCAACGAACACGAGATGCACGCGCTCTACCAGACCGGCGACCTCACCACGGCGGTCGAAGCGGTAAAGGCCGAATGCCCGCTGACTGTCGTGACACTGGGCGCGAAAGGCTCACTTGCCGTCACGGCGAAGGAATCGATCCACACCGCCGCCGTTCCGGTCAACCGCATCGTCGATCTTACCGGCGCCGGCGATCTCTATGCCGGCGGCTTCCTGTTCGGTCTGGCGCGCGATTTCGATCTCGCAAGCTGTTCCGAACTCGGCAGCCTGGCGGCCTCGGAAGTGATCAGCCACATGGGCGCGCGGCCCGAATCCTCGCTGAAGGAACTCGCGGCGCAGAACGGCTTCCCGCTTTAA
- a CDS encoding DUF1330 domain-containing protein, with amino-acid sequence MAKGYWIGRVTVTDPDGYKKYIEANGAAFAKYGARFLVRGGQFESFEGEARDRNVVIEFPDYETALACYRSPEYARALAFRVDAGIADIIVIEGYDGPQPA; translated from the coding sequence ATGGCGAAGGGATATTGGATCGGCCGGGTCACCGTGACCGATCCTGACGGCTACAAGAAGTATATCGAGGCGAACGGCGCGGCTTTCGCCAAATACGGCGCGCGGTTTCTGGTGCGCGGCGGCCAGTTCGAGAGCTTCGAGGGCGAAGCCCGCGACCGCAACGTGGTGATCGAATTTCCCGACTACGAGACGGCCCTCGCCTGCTACCGCTCGCCGGAATATGCCCGCGCGCTGGCGTTTCGCGTCGACGCCGGTATCGCCGACATCATCGTCATCGAAGGCTATGACGGACCGCAGCCCGCCTGA
- a CDS encoding thiamine biosynthesis protein ThiF: MLSPEELERYARHIVLADVGGPGQQKLKAARVLVIGAGGLGAPCLMYLAAAGVGTLGIADDDEVSLSNLQRQVIHDTARIGDKKVDSAGGAIGRINPHVTVEPHAVRLSAENAAELVGGYDIVVDGSDNFTTRYLAADTCAALGKPLVTAAVGTFDGSITTLMPFTRDAEGRRNPGYRDLFPDAPPDGLLPTCAEAGVLGALTGVVGALQAMEVIKLICGIGEPLIGRLLMIDARSMRFETIAYAAANS; the protein is encoded by the coding sequence ATGCTGAGCCCGGAAGAACTCGAACGCTACGCCCGGCACATCGTGCTGGCCGATGTCGGCGGGCCGGGCCAGCAGAAACTCAAGGCGGCGCGGGTGCTGGTCATCGGCGCCGGCGGGCTTGGCGCGCCGTGCCTGATGTATCTGGCCGCTGCCGGCGTCGGCACGCTCGGCATCGCCGACGATGACGAGGTCAGCCTGTCGAACCTGCAGCGCCAGGTGATCCACGACACCGCCCGCATCGGCGACAAGAAGGTCGACAGCGCGGGAGGCGCAATCGGCCGCATCAACCCGCATGTGACTGTCGAGCCGCATGCGGTGCGGCTGAGCGCGGAAAATGCGGCGGAGCTTGTCGGCGGCTACGACATCGTCGTCGACGGCAGCGACAATTTCACCACCCGCTACCTCGCCGCCGATACCTGCGCGGCGCTCGGAAAACCGCTGGTGACGGCCGCTGTCGGCACCTTCGACGGGTCGATCACGACGCTGATGCCGTTCACGCGCGATGCCGAGGGCAGGCGCAATCCCGGCTATCGCGATCTCTTTCCCGATGCGCCACCGGACGGGCTGTTGCCGACCTGTGCGGAAGCCGGTGTGCTCGGCGCGCTGACCGGTGTCGTCGGGGCATTGCAGGCGATGGAAGTGATCAAGCTTATCTGCGGCATCGGCGAGCCGCTGATCGGCCGGCTTTTGATGATCGACGCCCGCTCTATGCGGTTCGAGACCATCGCCTACGCGGCGGCAAATTCCTGA
- a CDS encoding 2,3-bisphosphoglycerate-dependent phosphoglycerate mutase, translating to MERLLVLVRHGQSEWNLKNLFTGWKDVDLTDKGVSEAKAAGERLKAAGYDFDMCFTSALKRAQRTLDLILGELGRSELPITRDQALNERDYGDLVGMNKDEARQKWGDEQVHIWRRSYDVPPPGGESLKDTEARSVPYYEANILPQVLAGKRVLVAAHGNSLRALIMHIEGLTPEEILKQELGTGVPIVYRLNEDGSVASRLDLKPE from the coding sequence ATGGAACGCCTTCTCGTCCTCGTCCGGCACGGACAGAGCGAATGGAACCTGAAAAACCTTTTCACCGGCTGGAAGGACGTCGACCTGACCGACAAGGGCGTCTCGGAAGCGAAAGCCGCGGGCGAACGCCTGAAAGCCGCCGGCTACGATTTCGACATGTGCTTCACCTCGGCGCTGAAGCGGGCGCAACGCACGCTCGATCTCATCCTCGGCGAACTCGGCCGTAGCGAGCTGCCGATCACCCGCGATCAGGCGCTCAACGAACGCGACTATGGCGACCTCGTCGGCATGAACAAGGACGAGGCGCGCCAGAAGTGGGGCGACGAGCAGGTCCATATCTGGCGCCGCTCCTATGACGTTCCGCCGCCGGGCGGCGAAAGCCTGAAGGACACCGAGGCGCGCTCGGTTCCCTATTACGAAGCCAACATTCTGCCGCAGGTGCTTGCCGGCAAGCGGGTGCTGGTCGCCGCGCACGGCAACTCGCTGCGCGCGCTGATCATGCATATCGAGGGCCTGACGCCGGAAGAAATCCTCAAGCAGGAACTCGGCACCGGCGTGCCGATCGTCTACCGCCTCAACGAGGACGGCTCGGTCGCCTCGCGCCTCGATCTGAAGCCGGAATGA
- a CDS encoding 4-hydroxy-tetrahydrodipicolinate reductase: MRLVVVGAGGRMGQALIQAITAIEGAVLSAAVEREGSELIGRDAGEVAGVGPLGVAITDDALPVFAAAEGVLDFTQPAGTRWYSELAAQARIAHVIGTTGLDDDDTARIEAAARHCPVVKSGNMSLGVNLVANLVRRAAAALAEDFDIEVLEMHHRHKVDAPSGTALLLGEAAAEGRAIDLASRSVRVRDGYTGPRASGDIGFATLRGGSVIGEHSVIFAGEGERIELTHKAQDRSIFARGAVKAALWARGRKPGLYSMVDVLGLAD; encoded by the coding sequence ATGCGTCTTGTCGTCGTGGGCGCGGGCGGCCGCATGGGCCAGGCGCTCATTCAGGCTATCACCGCGATCGAGGGTGCTGTTCTGTCGGCCGCCGTTGAGCGCGAGGGCTCCGAGCTGATCGGCCGCGATGCGGGCGAGGTCGCCGGCGTCGGTCCTCTCGGCGTTGCGATCACCGACGATGCGTTGCCGGTCTTCGCCGCCGCCGAAGGTGTGCTCGACTTCACCCAGCCGGCCGGCACGCGCTGGTATTCCGAACTCGCTGCGCAGGCGCGTATCGCGCACGTCATCGGCACCACCGGCCTTGATGACGACGACACCGCGCGGATCGAAGCAGCCGCACGTCACTGTCCGGTGGTCAAATCCGGCAATATGAGCCTCGGCGTCAATCTGGTCGCCAACCTGGTGCGCCGCGCGGCGGCAGCGCTTGCGGAAGATTTCGATATCGAGGTCCTCGAGATGCATCATCGGCACAAGGTCGATGCCCCGTCCGGCACGGCGCTGCTTCTTGGTGAAGCGGCAGCCGAAGGACGCGCCATCGATCTGGCCAGCCGCTCGGTGCGGGTGCGCGACGGCTATACCGGACCGCGGGCGAGCGGCGACATCGGCTTCGCCACGCTGCGCGGCGGCTCCGTGATCGGCGAACACTCCGTCATCTTCGCCGGCGAAGGCGAGCGTATCGAACTGACGCACAAGGCGCAGGACCGCTCGATCTTCGCTCGCGGCGCGGTCAAGGCCGCCCTTTGGGCGCGCGGCCGCAAGCCCGGTCTTTATTCCATGGTCGACGTGCTCGGCCTCGCCGACTGA
- a CDS encoding cysteine biosynthesis protein CysZ (role in sulfur assimilation) has translation MLSDASKAFSQVFTPPFRAVLWKSLGLTIALLIGLFVAAEALLTTFLALPFPWLDTIISVVAGLGLFVGLGFLIAPVTSIFAGLFLDEIAEVVEKTDFPQDPPGKAMPLGKSLLLTVKFAGVVILVNIGVLLLLLLPGVNLIAFFVANGYLLGREYFEFAAMRFMSPRDARRFRRENGTTVFLAGLVIAGVLAVPILNLITPLFATAFMVRLNKRLSGSLPANGGF, from the coding sequence ATGCTGAGCGATGCCTCAAAGGCCTTTTCGCAGGTTTTCACACCGCCGTTCCGCGCGGTTCTGTGGAAGTCGCTCGGACTGACGATCGCGCTGCTGATCGGGTTGTTCGTTGCCGCCGAAGCGCTGCTGACCACCTTCCTCGCGCTGCCCTTTCCCTGGCTCGACACGATCATCAGCGTCGTCGCCGGTCTTGGCCTGTTCGTCGGGCTCGGCTTCCTGATCGCGCCGGTCACCTCGATCTTCGCCGGCCTGTTCCTCGACGAAATCGCCGAGGTGGTCGAGAAGACCGACTTCCCGCAGGATCCGCCGGGCAAGGCGATGCCGCTCGGCAAGTCGCTGTTGCTGACGGTGAAGTTCGCCGGCGTCGTCATTCTGGTGAACATCGGCGTCCTGCTGTTGCTGCTGCTGCCGGGCGTCAATCTGATCGCCTTCTTCGTCGCCAACGGCTACCTGCTTGGACGGGAATACTTCGAGTTCGCGGCGATGCGCTTCATGTCGCCGCGCGACGCACGCCGCTTCCGGCGCGAGAACGGCACGACGGTGTTCCTCGCCGGCCTCGTCATCGCCGGCGTGCTGGCCGTGCCGATCCTCAACCTCATCACGCCCTTGTTCGCCACCGCCTTCATGGTGCGGCTCAACAAGCGACTCAGCGGCTCGCTGCCGGCCAATGGCGGCTTTTGA
- a CDS encoding NAD(+) diphosphatase — MDFPATDLSRTTGYAGNELDRAGARREDAAWIAAKAVDPACRYVLFCNDKPVLAVNADGTHDPLIARDAAEALGARFEDAVFLGVDGEAARFAVTIEADEEAFAEGGAHAVIDLRALAMHGILPPADLGLLAEGKSLASWHRRHRFCANCGSPTGLSQGGWRRNCLSCGAQHFPRTDPVVIMLVVDGENCLLGRQPQFTTGVYSALAGFVEPGETIEDAVRREIAEEAGISVGAVSYIASQPWPFPSTLMIGCFAQALTTEIAPDEDELEDCRWFGPDEARQLLDETHPDGLTAPRPLAIAHNLLKHFLEQIAAK, encoded by the coding sequence CTGGACTTTCCCGCGACGGATCTTTCCCGCACGACCGGCTATGCCGGCAATGAGCTCGACCGGGCCGGCGCGCGGCGCGAGGATGCGGCCTGGATCGCGGCAAAGGCCGTCGATCCCGCCTGCCGCTATGTTCTGTTCTGCAACGACAAGCCGGTGCTCGCGGTCAACGCGGATGGCACGCACGACCCGCTGATCGCCCGCGACGCGGCGGAGGCTCTCGGCGCACGTTTCGAGGACGCGGTGTTTCTCGGTGTCGACGGTGAGGCGGCGCGGTTCGCCGTCACCATCGAGGCCGACGAGGAGGCCTTTGCCGAAGGCGGTGCCCATGCGGTGATCGATCTGCGCGCGCTGGCGATGCACGGGATCTTGCCGCCGGCCGATCTCGGGCTGCTCGCTGAGGGCAAGTCGCTCGCCTCGTGGCACCGGCGGCATCGTTTCTGCGCCAATTGCGGGTCGCCGACCGGGCTGTCACAAGGCGGCTGGCGGCGGAATTGCCTGTCCTGCGGCGCGCAGCATTTTCCGCGCACCGATCCGGTCGTCATCATGCTCGTCGTCGATGGTGAGAACTGTCTGCTCGGCCGGCAGCCGCAATTCACCACCGGCGTCTATTCCGCGCTTGCCGGCTTCGTCGAGCCGGGCGAGACCATCGAGGATGCGGTGCGCCGCGAGATCGCCGAGGAGGCCGGGATTTCGGTCGGCGCGGTGAGCTATATCGCCAGCCAGCCCTGGCCGTTCCCGTCAACGCTGATGATCGGCTGCTTTGCGCAAGCGCTGACAACCGAGATCGCGCCCGACGAGGACGAGCTGGAGGATTGCCGCTGGTTCGGCCCCGATGAAGCCCGGCAATTGCTCGACGAAACCCATCCGGACGGGCTGACCGCGCCGCGTCCGCTCGCCATCGCGCACAATCTGCTGAAGCATTTCCTCGAGCAGATCGCAGCGAAATAA
- a CDS encoding gamma-glutamyltransferase, with the protein MNRSRSTRGAVAAGHVACVDAAAEILADGGNAFDAAIAALWTSCVVEPVLASPGGGGFLMARPAAGAVMLHDFFVDTPGRKRHEDDIEFTEIHADFGTATQAFHIGAGASATPGFVPGLFAVHEELGSLPMRRLAEPAVRVARDGVAMTAFQAFLAEVVSPILTWTAEARALFAPDGELLKTGALYRNPDLADTLDVLSREGLRFATEGELAGAMAACCSEAGHLTQADIAGYRVARRDPLMRKLGSWQVALNPPPSLGGALIATMLSDLEQRGEPGPAALAAAVDRTDRHWRVAPTDPYRLLGASGGKKSAGVASRGTTHVSVVDEDGNVASATVSNGEGNGRIVPGCGFMVNNMLGEEDVNPGGFHRWTPGHRLASMMAPTIAADKEGALLAVGSGGSNRIRTAVLQVLSRRLREGQPLEEAVTAPRIHVEKGHCDFEDFFSSDERHALVSAFPDHRAWAEQSLFFGGAHSAERSRRGGFSAVGDPRREGAARVG; encoded by the coding sequence ATGAACAGGAGCCGATCCACACGTGGCGCCGTTGCCGCAGGCCATGTCGCCTGCGTCGATGCCGCCGCCGAAATCCTCGCCGATGGCGGCAATGCCTTCGATGCGGCCATCGCCGCGCTATGGACGTCCTGCGTGGTCGAGCCGGTTCTGGCGTCGCCGGGCGGCGGCGGCTTCCTGATGGCGCGGCCCGCAGCCGGCGCCGTCATGCTGCACGATTTCTTCGTCGACACGCCGGGCCGCAAGCGACACGAAGACGATATCGAATTCACCGAGATCCACGCTGATTTCGGCACCGCGACGCAGGCCTTCCATATCGGCGCGGGCGCGTCCGCGACGCCCGGCTTCGTGCCGGGTCTCTTCGCCGTGCATGAGGAACTCGGCAGCCTGCCGATGCGCCGGCTTGCCGAACCCGCCGTGCGCGTAGCGCGCGACGGCGTCGCGATGACGGCCTTTCAGGCCTTCCTTGCCGAAGTGGTGTCGCCGATCCTGACCTGGACGGCGGAAGCCCGCGCCCTTTTCGCGCCGGACGGTGAGCTGCTGAAGACCGGCGCGCTCTACCGCAATCCCGATCTCGCCGACACGCTCGACGTGCTGTCGCGCGAGGGGCTTCGTTTCGCGACCGAGGGCGAGCTTGCCGGTGCCATGGCGGCCTGCTGCAGCGAGGCCGGTCATCTGACACAAGCCGATATCGCCGGTTATCGGGTGGCGCGGCGCGATCCCTTGATGCGCAAACTCGGCAGCTGGCAGGTGGCGCTCAACCCGCCGCCCTCTCTCGGTGGCGCGCTGATCGCGACGATGCTGAGCGATCTGGAACAACGCGGCGAGCCGGGTCCCGCCGCACTTGCCGCTGCCGTCGACCGCACCGACCGGCACTGGCGCGTGGCGCCGACCGATCCCTACCGGCTGCTCGGCGCTTCGGGTGGCAAGAAATCGGCCGGCGTCGCCAGCCGTGGCACGACCCATGTCAGCGTCGTCGACGAGGACGGCAATGTCGCCTCGGCGACCGTCTCGAACGGCGAAGGAAATGGCCGCATTGTGCCCGGCTGCGGCTTCATGGTGAACAACATGCTCGGCGAGGAAGACGTCAATCCGGGCGGTTTCCACCGCTGGACGCCGGGCCACCGGCTCGCCTCAATGATGGCGCCGACAATCGCCGCCGACAAAGAAGGCGCGCTGCTGGCGGTCGGCAGCGGTGGCTCGAACCGCATTCGTACCGCCGTTCTGCAGGTGCTGTCGCGCAGGCTGCGCGAAGGTCAGCCGCTCGAAGAGGCGGTGACGGCGCCGCGCATCCACGTCGAAAAAGGCCATTGCGATTTCGAGGACTTCTTCTCGAGCGACGAGCGCCATGCGCTCGTCAGCGCGTTCCCGGATCATCGCGCCTGGGCCGAGCAGTCGCTGTTCTTCGGCGGCGCGCATAGCGCGGAACGCAGCCGACGCGGCGGGTTTTCGGCCGTCGGCGATCCGCGCCGCGAGGGTGCCGCGCGGGTCGGGTGA
- a CDS encoding DNA polymerase III subunit gamma/tau (catalyzes the DNA-template-directed extension of the 3'-end of a DNA strand; the tau chain serves as a scaffold to help in the dimerizaton of the alpha,epsilon and theta core complex; the gamma chain seems to interact with the delta and delta' subunits to transfer the beta subunit on the DNA): MPPTRDSAWLVPPGEEVSVADKEEKSGAYRVLARKYRPQTFEELIGQEPMVRTLSNAFESGRIAQAWMLTGVRGIGKTTTARILARALNYSVPGVADAPTVHMPEPGEHCTAIMEGRHVDVIEMDAASHTGISDIREIIEQVRYRPVSARYKVYIIDEVHMLSTAAFNGLLKTLEEPPEHVKFVFATTEIRKVPVTVLSRCQRFDLRRIDADVLVVHLRSISESESVEIDDDALKLIARAAEGSVRDALSLLDQAIAHAGGKIAADDVRHMLGLADRARVIDLFETVMKGDIAAALTELTAQYDVGADPAVILADLADYTHLVTRLKVAPEAGGMAAITESELTRGRDFAEGLSLRVLARAWQMLLKGIQEVTTAPKPVAAAEMVLVRLCHAADMPTPDEALRMLREGDPRGGHSGGGHSGGSPGGGHGGGARAVGSSTVQSSAPSGGARAAYGGRPHLVAEQSEPVSLAAPPQSEQVPAVQLSSLADIAALAAEKRDIRLKDAVENLLRPVAFEPGRIEVTLTSGAPRDLAGDLGRKLSEWTGMRWIVIVARDGGGETLGELAAAAKQKRTDDARADPNVAAVLAAFPGAKIVDVRIFSDDDAELDADAVLGLPEDDED, encoded by the coding sequence GTGCCCCCGACGCGGGACAGCGCATGGCTCGTCCCGCCCGGTGAAGAGGTTAGCGTGGCCGACAAGGAAGAAAAAAGCGGAGCCTATCGCGTTCTGGCGCGCAAATACCGGCCGCAGACCTTCGAGGAGCTGATCGGTCAGGAGCCGATGGTCCGCACCCTGTCGAACGCGTTCGAATCTGGCCGCATCGCGCAGGCCTGGATGCTGACCGGCGTGCGCGGCATCGGCAAGACGACGACCGCCCGCATTCTCGCCCGCGCGCTGAACTATTCCGTGCCCGGCGTCGCCGACGCGCCGACCGTGCACATGCCCGAACCGGGCGAGCACTGCACCGCGATCATGGAAGGCCGCCATGTCGACGTGATCGAGATGGACGCCGCCTCGCATACCGGCATCAGCGACATCCGCGAGATCATCGAGCAAGTGCGCTACCGCCCGGTCTCGGCGCGCTACAAGGTCTACATCATCGACGAAGTGCACATGCTCTCGACGGCCGCCTTCAACGGGCTGTTGAAGACGCTCGAGGAGCCGCCGGAGCATGTCAAATTCGTCTTCGCCACGACGGAAATCCGCAAGGTGCCGGTGACGGTGCTGTCGCGCTGCCAGCGCTTTGACCTGCGCCGCATCGATGCCGACGTGCTGGTCGTTCATCTGCGTTCGATTTCCGAATCCGAATCCGTCGAGATTGACGACGACGCGTTGAAGCTGATTGCGCGCGCCGCCGAGGGTTCGGTGCGCGACGCGCTCTCGCTGCTCGATCAGGCGATCGCGCACGCCGGCGGCAAGATCGCCGCCGACGATGTGCGCCACATGCTCGGCCTCGCCGACCGAGCCCGCGTCATCGACCTGTTCGAAACGGTGATGAAGGGCGATATCGCCGCCGCGCTCACCGAACTGACCGCGCAATATGACGTCGGCGCCGACCCGGCCGTCATTCTCGCCGACCTCGCCGACTACACCCACCTCGTCACCCGGCTGAAGGTCGCGCCGGAGGCCGGCGGCATGGCCGCGATCACCGAAAGCGAGCTGACGCGCGGCCGCGACTTCGCCGAAGGCCTGTCGCTGCGCGTTCTGGCGCGCGCCTGGCAGATGCTGTTGAAGGGCATCCAGGAGGTGACGACGGCGCCGAAACCCGTCGCCGCTGCCGAAATGGTGCTTGTCCGCCTGTGCCACGCGGCCGATATGCCGACGCCCGACGAGGCGCTGCGTATGCTGCGTGAGGGCGACCCGCGCGGGGGTCATTCCGGCGGCGGGCATTCCGGCGGGAGCCCGGGTGGTGGCCATGGTGGCGGCGCCCGCGCGGTCGGCTCGAGCACCGTGCAATCTTCCGCGCCCTCGGGTGGCGCCCGCGCCGCCTATGGCGGACGGCCGCATCTGGTTGCCGAGCAGAGCGAGCCGGTCAGCCTGGCCGCGCCGCCGCAATCTGAACAAGTACCGGCCGTACAGCTTTCCTCGCTCGCCGACATCGCGGCGCTCGCGGCGGAAAAGCGCGATATCCGGCTGAAGGACGCAGTCGAGAACCTGCTGCGCCCGGTCGCCTTCGAGCCCGGCCGCATCGAGGTCACGCTGACGTCCGGCGCGCCGCGCGATCTCGCCGGCGATCTCGGCCGCAAGCTGTCGGAATGGACCGGCATGCGCTGGATCGTCATCGTCGCGCGCGATGGCGGCGGCGAAACGCTCGGCGAACTGGCTGCGGCTGCAAAGCAGAAGCGCACCGACGACGCCCGTGCCGACCCCAATGTTGCCGCCGTGCTCGCCGCCTTTCCCGGTGCCAAGATCGTTGATGTGCGCATCTTCAGCGATGACGACGCCGAGCTTGACGCGGATGCGGTACTCGGCCTACCCGAAGACGACGAAGACTGA
- a CDS encoding YbaB/EbfC family nucleoid-associated protein, which produces MDFMKMMKQAKDLQSKMASLQEEVGDLEVEGTAGAGMVTVRLTGKGEMKGLTIDPSLLKEDEAEILEDLIIAAHADAKGKAEAALQEKTQELMGGLGLPPGMKLPF; this is translated from the coding sequence ATGGATTTCATGAAGATGATGAAGCAGGCCAAGGACCTGCAGTCGAAGATGGCGAGCCTGCAGGAAGAGGTCGGCGATCTCGAGGTCGAGGGCACCGCCGGCGCCGGCATGGTCACCGTGCGCCTCACCGGCAAGGGCGAGATGAAGGGCCTGACCATCGATCCCTCGCTTTTGAAGGAAGACGAGGCGGAGATCCTCGAGGACCTGATCATCGCCGCCCACGCCGACGCCAAGGGCAAGGCGGAAGCCGCGCTGCAGGAAAAGACCCAGGAACTGATGGGCGGCCTCGGCCTGCCTCCCGGCATGAAGCTGCCGTTCTAG